In Synechococcus sp. PCC 6312, one genomic interval encodes:
- a CDS encoding phytoene synthase, protein MLQLSRPEYSPPLVPLDAAYEQCRQVTAQYAKTFYLGTLLMPPAKRQAIWAIYVWCRRTDELVDGPHAALTTPKTLDDWEARLEDIFAGKPHDGMDLALVDTLDKFPQDIQPFRDMIAGQRMDLYRNRYTSFDDLNLYCYRVAGTVGLMSLAVMGAEPFNDQLKSPWVNPYQARGTLSEQAVALGVANQLTNILRDVGEDVRRGRIYLPLEDLAAFNYSEEELLNGVVNRNWRELMKFQIARAQEFYVQAEAGVGYLHKDARWPVWSALMLYRQILDVIEQNNYDVFSRRAYVSGWKKFIGLPLAWCKSL, encoded by the coding sequence ATGCTGCAACTGTCTAGACCAGAGTACTCGCCCCCCCTTGTCCCATTAGACGCGGCCTACGAACAATGTCGGCAAGTCACGGCCCAGTACGCTAAAACGTTTTATCTCGGCACTTTGTTAATGCCCCCTGCTAAGCGTCAAGCTATTTGGGCGATCTATGTTTGGTGTCGGCGGACTGATGAATTGGTGGATGGACCCCATGCTGCTTTAACTACTCCCAAAACCCTTGATGATTGGGAAGCCCGCCTCGAAGATATTTTTGCTGGCAAACCCCATGATGGGATGGATTTGGCGCTAGTGGATACGCTGGATAAGTTTCCCCAGGATATTCAGCCTTTCCGGGATATGATTGCTGGGCAACGGATGGATTTATACCGGAATCGCTACACCAGCTTTGATGATCTCAACCTCTATTGCTATCGAGTGGCGGGAACTGTTGGCTTGATGTCTTTGGCGGTGATGGGGGCTGAACCATTTAATGATCAACTGAAATCGCCGTGGGTCAATCCCTACCAGGCCAGGGGAACGCTCTCAGAACAAGCAGTGGCGTTGGGGGTGGCGAATCAGTTAACCAATATCTTGCGGGATGTGGGTGAGGATGTCCGGCGGGGACGGATTTATTTGCCTTTAGAAGATTTGGCAGCATTTAACTATTCCGAAGAAGAACTTTTAAATGGGGTGGTGAATCGGAACTGGCGAGAGTTGATGAAGTTCCAAATTGCCCGGGCTCAAGAGTTTTATGTCCAGGCCGAGGCAGGTGTAGGCTATTTACACAAGGATGCACGGTGGCCGGTCTGGTCGGCGTTGATGCTGTATCGGCAAATTTTGGATGTGATTGAACAAAACAATTACGATGTCTTTAGCCGCCGGGCCTATGTGTCGGGTTGGAAGAAATTTATTGGATTACCATTGGCCTGGTGTAAGTCACTTTAA
- the pds gene encoding 15-cis-phytoene desaturase: MRVAIAGGGLAGLSCAKYLVDAGHTPIVFERSAVFGGLVAAWQDKDGDWIETGLHAFFGAYPNMLQLMGELNILDRLQWKRHALIFNQPEKPGVLSWFDVPDIPAPFNVIVSILRNNDMLTWEQKVRFAWGLIPAIIRGQKYVEDMDKYSLLEWLEQQGIDERVNSDIFIAASKALTFINPEDVSATIPLTAINRFLKERYGSKIAFLDGAPPERLCQPIMDYVTERGGEFHTNASLKEVLLNEDGSVKAFRIRGYDGQPEREITADAYVSAMSVDALKLLLPEPWKELPNFQMLQGLEGVAVINVQIWFDQKLPTVDHLLFSRSNLLSVYADMSTTCKEYEDPDRSMLELVLAPAEDWIGRSNDDIIQATLAELTKLFPDHLPEPVKVLKTAVVKTPRSVYTATPGRQQFRPTQATVIPNFFLAGSYTYQEYLGSMEGAVLSGKLTAQAITNAKLDVPESLPSTATLVDAATV; the protein is encoded by the coding sequence ATGCGAGTTGCCATTGCTGGGGGCGGGTTAGCCGGATTATCTTGCGCTAAATACTTAGTTGATGCAGGTCATACACCGATTGTGTTTGAGCGATCGGCTGTGTTTGGTGGCCTGGTGGCGGCCTGGCAAGATAAGGATGGGGACTGGATTGAAACTGGCCTGCATGCCTTTTTTGGGGCTTACCCGAATATGTTGCAACTGATGGGAGAGTTAAACATCCTGGATCGGCTGCAATGGAAGCGCCATGCCCTCATTTTTAACCAGCCGGAAAAGCCGGGGGTACTTTCTTGGTTTGATGTCCCAGATATTCCCGCTCCCTTTAATGTGATTGTCTCGATCCTGCGCAATAACGATATGTTGACCTGGGAACAGAAGGTTCGCTTTGCTTGGGGGTTAATTCCAGCGATTATCCGGGGGCAAAAGTATGTGGAGGACATGGACAAGTACAGCCTTTTGGAGTGGCTCGAGCAACAGGGCATTGATGAGCGGGTCAATTCTGATATTTTTATTGCTGCATCTAAGGCATTGACATTCATTAACCCCGAAGATGTCTCTGCAACCATTCCCCTAACTGCTATTAACCGCTTCCTCAAAGAACGTTACGGCTCTAAGATTGCTTTTTTAGATGGTGCGCCCCCAGAGCGTCTTTGCCAGCCGATTATGGATTATGTAACAGAGCGGGGTGGCGAGTTTCATACCAATGCTTCTTTGAAGGAAGTTCTCTTGAATGAGGATGGCTCTGTTAAGGCGTTTCGGATTCGGGGCTATGACGGTCAACCGGAGCGGGAAATCACTGCGGATGCCTATGTATCAGCCATGTCCGTAGATGCCTTGAAGTTATTGTTACCAGAGCCGTGGAAAGAACTGCCCAATTTTCAAATGCTTCAGGGCCTGGAAGGGGTAGCTGTGATTAATGTCCAAATTTGGTTTGATCAGAAGTTACCCACCGTAGATCATCTTCTGTTTTCCCGGTCAAATCTCCTCAGTGTTTACGCGGATATGAGCACCACCTGCAAAGAGTACGAAGATCCGGATCGCTCGATGTTGGAATTGGTCTTAGCCCCGGCGGAAGATTGGATTGGCCGCTCTAACGATGACATCATCCAGGCCACGCTGGCAGAACTGACCAAGCTTTTCCCAGACCATCTCCCTGAACCTGTCAAGGTTTTGAAAACAGCCGTGGTTAAAACGCCCCGCTCGGTTTATACAGCCACCCCAGGCCGGCAACAATTTCGCCCAACCCAGGCCACGGTGATCCCCAACTTCTTTTTGGCAGGCAGTTATACTTATCAAGAGTATTTAGGCAGTATGGAAGGGGCAGTGCTTTCTGGTAAGCTGACAGCGCAGGCCATTACCAATGCCAAACTAGACGTGCCTGAATCTTTGCCCTCTACTGCGACTCTTGTTGATGCTGCAACTGTCTAG
- a CDS encoding MEKHLA domain-containing protein encodes MNISPWQTPAYQQHAQFLWQSFHHWTSRWLIPNLSNSWETLSPIERTTALFEYPNPILSHDGQPDPIFNYGNQASLKLWELAWDELIQMPSRLSAETPAQSERATLLQRAAQQGVIEHYRGIRMSRTGKRFEIRNATIWTVQNDQNQTIGQAATFDQWDYLGEK; translated from the coding sequence GTGAACATTTCTCCCTGGCAAACTCCTGCGTATCAACAACACGCCCAGTTTCTTTGGCAAAGTTTTCATCATTGGACAAGTCGTTGGTTAATCCCAAATTTATCCAACTCCTGGGAAACTTTATCACCCATTGAGAGAACGACTGCCCTCTTTGAGTATCCCAATCCGATTTTGTCCCACGACGGGCAACCCGACCCAATTTTTAACTATGGCAACCAGGCCAGCCTTAAGCTTTGGGAACTAGCTTGGGACGAACTGATTCAAATGCCATCCCGCCTCAGTGCGGAAACCCCAGCCCAGTCCGAGCGCGCCACCCTTCTCCAACGGGCCGCCCAACAAGGGGTGATTGAACACTATCGGGGGATTCGGATGAGTCGGACTGGTAAACGGTTTGAAATTCGCAATGCCACAATCTGGACAGTCCAAAATGATCAAAACCAGACCATCGGCCAAGCCGCAACGTTTGACCAGTGGGACTATTTGGGGGAGAAATGA
- a CDS encoding ferrochelatase: MVVLSEANVISPSVTAIELNSAKELSGAKEQRVAVLLMGYGEVESYEDFANYNEQALNLLTAKFAPVPAWVYPPLARLLALFDRHEWGHQHHDFISPHNKIFEDQRAGIEAQLQAHWGEQVTVFKAFNFCAPYLPKQVLTEIQAQGFDRLLIYPLLVVDSIFTSGIAVEQVNAAISEINAELTAADQPAWLPQTRYIPSFFNRPDYIQLLAQIVETQIQSQWLKTYAPSQIGIVLMNHGCPHKAKGFTSGISESQALYESVREELIYRYPLISVGWLNHDTPLIEWTQPDVTQASKNLIQLGAKVILFMPIGFATENHETLLDVHHIIHGLEKHYPDVSYDQMPCVNAMSEFLDMVAAWAKPHIAALTTPEPPVTLTNSGSSPNGHHHHHHH; encoded by the coding sequence ATGGTTGTCCTTTCAGAGGCTAATGTTATCTCTCCGTCCGTTACAGCAATAGAATTAAATTCAGCAAAAGAATTATCTGGGGCGAAAGAGCAGCGGGTGGCGGTATTGTTAATGGGCTATGGGGAAGTTGAGAGTTATGAAGATTTTGCCAATTACAACGAACAAGCTCTGAATCTGCTCACGGCCAAGTTTGCCCCAGTGCCGGCCTGGGTTTATCCCCCCTTGGCGCGACTATTAGCCCTTTTTGATCGCCATGAATGGGGACATCAGCATCACGATTTTATTTCACCTCACAACAAAATCTTTGAAGATCAGCGGGCCGGGATTGAAGCCCAGTTACAGGCCCATTGGGGAGAGCAAGTCACCGTTTTTAAGGCCTTTAATTTTTGCGCGCCCTATTTACCCAAACAGGTACTCACCGAAATCCAGGCCCAGGGGTTTGACCGCTTGCTGATTTATCCCCTTTTGGTCGTGGATTCAATTTTTACCAGTGGGATTGCCGTTGAGCAGGTGAATGCCGCCATCAGTGAGATCAATGCCGAACTAACCGCCGCCGATCAGCCGGCCTGGTTGCCCCAAACCCGGTATATTCCCTCCTTTTTTAATCGCCCGGACTACATTCAGCTTCTCGCCCAAATTGTCGAAACCCAAATTCAATCCCAGTGGCTTAAAACCTATGCCCCCAGCCAAATCGGGATTGTCCTGATGAATCATGGCTGTCCCCATAAAGCGAAAGGATTTACCTCTGGAATTAGTGAAAGTCAGGCCCTCTATGAGTCTGTGCGGGAAGAGTTGATTTATCGGTATCCGCTCATTTCTGTGGGTTGGCTCAACCACGATACGCCGCTGATTGAATGGACACAGCCCGATGTCACCCAGGCCAGCAAAAATTTAATTCAACTGGGCGCGAAGGTCATTCTGTTTATGCCCATTGGCTTTGCCACCGAAAACCACGAAACCCTGTTGGATGTGCATCACATTATCCATGGCCTGGAAAAACACTATCCTGATGTTAGCTATGACCAAATGCCCTGTGTTAACGCAATGTCAGAGTTTTTGGACATGGTCGCGGCCTGGGCCAAACCTCATATTGCTGCTCTGACTACCCCTGAACCTCCAGTAACGTTAACTAACTCTGGCAGCAGCCCCAACGGCCATCACCACCACCATCACCATTAG
- a CDS encoding DUF3181 family protein, whose amino-acid sequence MSQTTELLEKLAAEIGQEVYIDIARWHLYLAEAHLHTRLANEFYPHLSGKQLQATDVKTVLGKILVKLGDGQAELPLSVLIPTSAQARLLEILQNWQQEL is encoded by the coding sequence ATGAGTCAGACAACCGAACTCCTCGAAAAACTAGCGGCGGAAATTGGTCAGGAGGTTTACATCGACATCGCCCGCTGGCATTTGTACTTGGCTGAAGCCCATCTCCACACCAGGTTGGCCAATGAATTTTATCCCCATCTCAGCGGGAAACAACTCCAAGCTACGGATGTTAAAACTGTTCTAGGGAAAATTCTGGTGAAATTGGGGGATGGGCAGGCCGAGTTACCCTTAAGCGTCCTGATTCCCACTTCGGCCCAGGCCCGGCTTTTAGAAATTTTGCAAAATTGGCAGCAGGAACTCTAA
- a CDS encoding glycosyltransferase — protein sequence MNLSTIPSLSKSHSPEQLSRWRRRNRYYHQDIERLCRFYVSPGASVLEVGVGLGHLLGAVQPGQGTGIDLNPQAIEAAQNRFPELDLFVGNGEESLPKGEFDYILLANTASQFTNIQKAFQNLLQVATPKTRIILIYHNPAWELILRVATLIGQRMPMPPLNWLNREDLTNLMNLAGLDVVATGKRLLIPKWIPLLSGLVNRYIAPLPWINSLCLTEYLIARPQANPTQPQHHTCSVIIPARNEAGNIESCVTRMPRLGTHTEIIFIEGHSSDNTWSEIQRVQAEYGQAWDIKIAQQTGKGKGDAVRLGFDMASGDVLMILDADLTVQPEDLVQFYDAVASGRCEMANGCRLIYPVSSAAMPWLNRMANRFFAWLLSYLLNTRIKDSLCGTKVISRKNYQRLAANRVYFGDFDPFGDFDLLFGAAKLGLKIQDIPVRYFPRSYGSSNIQHVKEGLVLLKMCLYAAQKIKFA from the coding sequence ATGAATCTTTCCACAATACCTTCTCTATCAAAAAGCCATTCACCAGAACAGTTATCCCGCTGGCGGCGGCGGAATCGTTACTATCACCAGGATATTGAACGGCTGTGTCGATTTTATGTGTCGCCGGGGGCCAGTGTCCTAGAAGTGGGGGTGGGTCTTGGTCATCTCTTAGGGGCTGTGCAACCCGGCCAGGGAACAGGCATTGATCTCAACCCCCAGGCCATTGAAGCGGCCCAAAACCGGTTTCCGGAACTAGATCTGTTTGTTGGTAATGGGGAGGAAAGCTTACCTAAAGGAGAATTTGATTACATTCTTTTAGCGAATACGGCGAGTCAGTTTACGAATATCCAAAAAGCTTTTCAAAATCTACTCCAGGTCGCGACCCCAAAAACCCGGATTATTTTGATTTATCACAACCCGGCCTGGGAATTGATTTTACGAGTTGCAACTTTGATTGGTCAGCGGATGCCGATGCCCCCCCTCAACTGGCTGAATCGGGAAGATTTAACCAATCTAATGAACTTGGCCGGTTTGGATGTGGTGGCAACGGGCAAACGACTGCTCATCCCCAAGTGGATTCCCCTCCTGAGTGGCCTGGTGAATCGTTACATTGCCCCTCTCCCCTGGATTAATTCTCTTTGCTTGACCGAATACCTAATTGCCCGCCCCCAGGCCAACCCGACCCAACCCCAACATCACACCTGCTCCGTCATTATTCCTGCCCGAAATGAAGCTGGTAATATCGAAAGCTGTGTCACGCGAATGCCCAGGCTGGGGACACATACGGAAATTATTTTCATTGAAGGCCACTCCAGCGACAACACTTGGTCAGAAATTCAACGGGTTCAGGCTGAGTATGGCCAGGCCTGGGATATTAAAATTGCCCAGCAAACGGGGAAAGGGAAAGGGGATGCGGTGCGCTTGGGGTTTGATATGGCCAGTGGGGATGTTTTGATGATTTTGGATGCAGATTTAACCGTCCAACCGGAAGATTTAGTCCAGTTCTATGATGCTGTGGCCAGTGGACGCTGTGAGATGGCTAATGGCTGTCGGCTCATTTATCCGGTCAGTTCAGCCGCAATGCCTTGGCTCAATCGGATGGCCAATCGGTTTTTTGCTTGGTTATTGTCCTATTTGTTGAACACCCGGATTAAAGATTCCCTCTGCGGAACCAAGGTGATTTCGCGGAAAAACTATCAACGTTTGGCGGCAAATCGGGTTTATTTTGGAGACTTTGATCCCTTTGGAGATTTTGACTTACTCTTTGGGGCGGCAAAACTAGGCTTAAAAATTCAAGATATTCCCGTCCGCTACTTTCCTCGCAGCTATGGCAGTTCCAATATTCAACACGTTAAAGAGGGCCTGGTTCTCCTCAAAATGTGTCTCTACGCGGCTCAGAAAATTAAGTTTGCTTAG
- a CDS encoding ferritin-like domain-containing protein — protein sequence MTVAYPKKLLNTYSARDILQQVVLDREIHLITLNRYRYSEQRSCKDLTNLIEQLNGQPPELIKDLSRHIADEARHAMWLTDLLVDMGTEVNTPPGVSYIEEFERLLDEHKPGSDEFLINTLAAINVTEKRGCEYFSGHLYALKKAPQTPENQAIAGVIGKILPEEVGHVRWGNRWLAQLARKSPENCQKVELAKRRYAAIEQAAFESGLDITLGAELRRVGNLLDIAETMPMLNRVSYLAERLPKSLLAPDLQFSRFHAAQRAWQRNPQAFMDRFVPMFLNGIQGSKPPKVPAKVAD from the coding sequence ATGACGGTTGCTTACCCCAAAAAGTTACTCAATACCTACTCTGCCCGTGATATCCTCCAGCAAGTGGTTTTAGATCGGGAGATTCATCTCATTACCCTGAACCGCTATCGCTACAGTGAACAGCGCAGTTGCAAAGACCTGACTAATTTAATTGAGCAACTGAACGGACAGCCCCCTGAACTGATTAAAGACCTATCCCGTCACATTGCTGATGAAGCGCGTCATGCCATGTGGCTAACGGATTTGTTGGTGGACATGGGAACTGAGGTCAATACTCCCCCCGGCGTTTCCTACATCGAAGAATTTGAACGGCTTTTAGATGAGCATAAGCCCGGCAGTGATGAATTTTTAATCAATACTCTGGCGGCGATCAACGTCACGGAAAAACGGGGCTGTGAGTATTTTTCGGGTCATCTGTACGCTCTGAAAAAGGCCCCGCAAACTCCCGAAAACCAGGCCATTGCTGGGGTGATTGGGAAAATTCTCCCAGAAGAAGTCGGCCATGTGCGCTGGGGCAATCGTTGGTTAGCTCAATTAGCCCGCAAAAGTCCCGAAAACTGCCAAAAAGTCGAACTGGCCAAGCGTCGCTATGCCGCAATCGAGCAAGCGGCCTTTGAGTCTGGCCTGGATATTACTTTGGGGGCTGAATTACGCCGAGTTGGAAATCTCCTCGATATTGCCGAAACAATGCCCATGCTTAATCGGGTTTCCTATCTCGCAGAACGGCTCCCAAAAAGTCTTTTGGCCCCAGATTTACAGTTCAGTCGCTTTCATGCGGCCCAGCGGGCCTGGCAACGGAATCCTCAGGCGTTTATGGATCGATTTGTCCCCATGTTTTTAAATGGCATCCAAGGGAGTAAGCCTCCGAAGGTTCCAGCTAAAGTTGCTGATTAG
- the dapA gene encoding 4-hydroxy-tetrahydrodipicolinate synthase: MTDFGRVITAMITPFTPEGGVNYDLAGELATYLVEHGSDGLVICGTTGESPTLTWDEEFKLFQTVQAAVGKKAKILAGTGSNCTKEAISATSKAAALGLDGALLVVPYYNKPPQESLYTHFKAIAEAVPGFPLMLYNIPGRTGQNLLPETVIRLAELENIVAIKEASGNLDQASQIRRHLPPPFRIYSGDDSLTLPLLAIGGYGVVSVASHLVGESLQQMVQAFVQGQVETAATLHLQLLDLFKVLFVTTNPIPVKAALELQGWPVGAPRLPLTPASESLRQSLHSVLTSLQLL, translated from the coding sequence GTGACTGACTTCGGGCGCGTCATTACTGCCATGATTACACCGTTTACGCCAGAGGGCGGGGTTAATTACGACTTGGCAGGAGAATTGGCGACTTACTTAGTTGAACATGGCTCTGATGGCCTGGTCATTTGTGGCACAACTGGAGAATCTCCTACCCTAACCTGGGATGAAGAATTTAAGCTGTTCCAAACCGTTCAGGCCGCAGTGGGCAAAAAAGCTAAGATTTTGGCCGGTACGGGTTCAAACTGTACTAAGGAGGCTATTTCTGCCACCTCCAAAGCCGCGGCACTGGGCCTGGATGGGGCCTTATTGGTAGTCCCCTACTATAATAAACCTCCTCAAGAGAGTTTATATACTCACTTTAAGGCCATCGCCGAGGCCGTGCCAGGTTTTCCGTTGATGCTCTACAACATTCCTGGCCGTACAGGTCAAAACCTGCTCCCTGAAACGGTGATTCGCTTGGCTGAATTAGAGAATATTGTCGCTATCAAAGAAGCGAGTGGGAACCTAGACCAGGCCAGCCAAATTCGCCGGCACCTGCCCCCGCCCTTTAGGATTTATTCCGGTGATGATTCCCTCACCTTGCCCCTTTTGGCCATTGGCGGCTATGGTGTAGTCAGTGTTGCTAGTCATCTGGTAGGAGAATCGTTGCAACAAATGGTGCAGGCTTTCGTTCAAGGCCAGGTTGAGACCGCCGCCACCCTACACTTACAGCTTTTAGACCTCTTCAAAGTGTTATTTGTGACCACAAATCCGATTCCCGTCAAAGCTGCATTAGAACTTCAAGGTTGGCCGGTTGGAGCCCCCCGCTTACCCCTCACCCCAGCCTCTGAATCGTTGCGTCAATCTCTCCACTCTGTGCTGACCTCCTTGCAACTTCTCTAG
- a CDS encoding ribonuclease J yields the protein MTQSGTTPALKIIPLGGLHEIGKNTCVFEYEDEIILLDAGLAFPTDGMHGVNIVLPDMTYLRNNRHKIKGMIVTHGHEDHIGGIAFHLKQFDIPVIYGPRLAMALLQGKLEEAGVLDKTELRSVRPRDMVRLGKNFLVEYIRNTHSIADSCSVAIHTPLGVVIHTGDFKIDHTPVDGEYFDFQRLAEHGEKGVLCLISDSTNSEVPGYTPSERSVFPNLERIFMQAQGRIIFTTFASSVHRLNMALELAEKYGRVVSVVGRSMLNVIAHARNLGYIKCPDKLFEPLHVIHKYPDNKVMILTTGSQGEPMSGLTRISKGEHHKVKIRPTDTVILSAHPIPGNTIAVVNMVDRLMMQGAKVIYGREQGIHVSGHGCQEDQKMMIALTRPKFFLPVHGEHRMLIRHSQTAQSMGIPADNMVIIDNGDVVELTEKSLRVIDKVPAGIELMDRGGIVKAHVLQERQQLAEDGIITVAAAVGTNGQLQADPDVHLRGVVTPIEHSAWQAWVRATLESCLRDRWSDYARNGNQDIDWIGLKNHLERELVRLLRRELQGNAGLLLLIQPIAVKGDTQATSGHPVNSKPQANGASSPTPNSSLRRRRTATLAS from the coding sequence ATGACCCAATCTGGTACAACCCCCGCCCTGAAAATTATTCCCCTGGGTGGCCTGCATGAAATCGGCAAAAATACCTGTGTGTTTGAATATGAGGACGAAATTATTCTCCTCGATGCCGGGTTAGCTTTTCCTACCGACGGGATGCACGGGGTGAATATTGTCCTGCCGGATATGACCTACCTGCGCAACAATCGCCACAAAATCAAAGGAATGATTGTCACCCACGGTCACGAGGATCATATTGGTGGGATTGCCTTCCATCTGAAGCAGTTTGATATCCCGGTGATTTACGGTCCCCGTTTGGCGATGGCTTTACTTCAAGGGAAGTTAGAAGAAGCCGGAGTATTGGATAAAACCGAGTTACGGAGTGTCCGCCCTCGCGATATGGTTCGCTTAGGTAAAAACTTTCTAGTTGAATACATCCGTAATACCCACTCCATTGCCGATAGTTGCTCTGTGGCGATTCATACTCCCTTGGGGGTTGTGATTCACACCGGTGACTTCAAGATTGACCATACCCCCGTAGATGGCGAGTATTTCGATTTTCAACGTTTGGCGGAACATGGTGAAAAAGGGGTCTTGTGTCTGATCAGTGACTCCACCAACTCCGAAGTTCCCGGCTATACCCCCTCCGAACGCTCCGTTTTTCCGAATTTAGAGCGAATTTTTATGCAGGCCCAGGGCCGGATTATCTTCACCACCTTTGCCTCTTCGGTGCATCGCTTAAATATGGCTCTGGAGTTAGCCGAGAAATATGGGCGGGTGGTCTCGGTGGTGGGTCGCTCGATGCTCAATGTGATTGCCCATGCTCGGAACCTCGGCTATATTAAATGCCCCGATAAGCTATTTGAGCCGCTCCATGTCATTCACAAGTATCCCGATAACAAGGTGATGATTCTGACGACCGGATCCCAAGGCGAGCCGATGTCGGGCTTAACTCGGATATCTAAAGGCGAGCATCACAAAGTTAAAATTCGCCCCACTGATACAGTTATTCTCTCGGCACATCCAATCCCTGGAAATACCATTGCCGTCGTTAACATGGTGGATCGATTGATGATGCAGGGAGCCAAAGTCATTTACGGTCGCGAGCAAGGTATTCATGTGTCTGGCCACGGCTGTCAAGAAGACCAAAAAATGATGATTGCCCTCACCCGTCCCAAGTTTTTCCTGCCTGTGCATGGGGAACACCGGATGCTGATCCGCCACAGTCAAACAGCGCAAAGTATGGGGATTCCGGCGGATAATATGGTGATTATTGACAATGGCGATGTAGTGGAACTGACTGAAAAATCCCTCCGTGTCATTGATAAAGTTCCAGCCGGAATTGAATTGATGGATCGGGGTGGCATCGTCAAGGCCCATGTCCTTCAAGAGCGGCAACAACTCGCGGAAGATGGGATTATTACAGTCGCAGCAGCGGTGGGAACCAATGGGCAACTCCAGGCCGACCCGGATGTTCATTTACGGGGTGTCGTGACTCCGATTGAGCATAGTGCTTGGCAGGCCTGGGTTCGGGCCACTTTAGAATCTTGCTTACGAGATCGCTGGTCAGATTACGCCCGCAATGGCAACCAAGATATTGACTGGATTGGCCTAAAAAACCACCTAGAACGGGAACTAGTGCGGCTGTTGCGCCGAGAACTCCAAGGCAATGCTGGCCTGTTGCTGTTGATCCAACCGATTGCGGTCAAAGGGGATACTCAAGCGACTAGTGGGCATCCGGTCAATAGCAAACCCCAGGCCAATGGTGCCAGTTCACCCACCCCCAATAGTTCACTGCGGCGGCGGCGGACAGCAACCTTGGCCTCCTAA
- a CDS encoding DUF3318 domain-containing protein: MAAMPPPGRADLAELRRLKSLLPPELQSWVMLEPASGANPPLLVSEEIGKDEVEIQVDLARWDQLAKDQRNLLFWHEVARIQADTIPKDGWEMAALAIGLGGAVGELWVQDGLLLMLALGLCGFSGYRLYQKNNGDKLLRQAIEADEKAIGLAVRFGYTLPNAYKSLGSALKVLIEQTPARRQRKRYEARLQALKQSAAKAKARNQTVVADERPMGAMPPKTPRTVE; this comes from the coding sequence ATGGCTGCCATGCCCCCTCCCGGCCGTGCTGATCTCGCTGAATTACGGCGGCTAAAATCTTTATTACCCCCAGAACTCCAAAGCTGGGTGATGCTTGAGCCGGCCAGTGGGGCTAACCCGCCATTGTTGGTTTCTGAAGAAATTGGCAAAGATGAAGTTGAAATCCAGGTGGATCTAGCTCGTTGGGATCAGTTAGCCAAAGATCAGCGAAATTTACTCTTCTGGCATGAAGTGGCCCGGATCCAGGCCGATACGATTCCTAAGGATGGCTGGGAAATGGCGGCGTTAGCCATTGGCTTGGGCGGGGCCGTGGGTGAGTTGTGGGTTCAGGATGGCTTATTATTGATGCTAGCCTTGGGCCTCTGTGGCTTTTCCGGCTATCGGCTTTATCAGAAAAATAATGGGGATAAGCTTCTCCGCCAGGCCATTGAGGCCGATGAAAAAGCCATTGGCTTAGCGGTGCGGTTTGGTTATACCTTACCTAATGCCTACAAAAGCCTGGGTAGTGCCCTAAAAGTCCTGATCGAGCAAACCCCCGCCCGCCGCCAACGGAAACGCTATGAAGCTCGCCTCCAGGCCCTCAAACAAAGTGCTGCCAAAGCTAAGGCTCGCAATCAAACCGTTGTGGCTGATGAACGGCCGATGGGAGCGATGCCACCCAAAACTCCGCGAACCGTGGAATAG
- the rpmF gene encoding 50S ribosomal protein L32 → MACPKKKTSKSKRDIRRSNWKRKASLQADRALSIGKSILTERAKGFYFPEQDDADEESES, encoded by the coding sequence ATGGCCTGTCCGAAGAAGAAAACCTCCAAATCAAAGCGGGATATCCGCCGATCCAACTGGAAACGGAAAGCAAGTCTGCAAGCTGACCGGGCTTTGTCCATTGGTAAATCTATTCTGACGGAGCGGGCTAAGGGCTTCTACTTCCCAGAACAAGACGATGCAGATGAGGAGTCTGAGTCCTAG
- a CDS encoding TOBE domain-containing protein translates to MNFVTGLVNDQGEFVVGDWSLPLKKQAHIKQAWPGKPLTLGIRAEHLYPASDGPGHLLGVVALVEALGHETSLVVEIQSVQEALAWRVRVPAQLLVKVGDSLWLRLDEAAIHWFDPNTGQVLCSEL, encoded by the coding sequence ATGAATTTTGTCACAGGCCTGGTGAATGATCAGGGAGAATTTGTGGTTGGGGATTGGTCTTTGCCCTTAAAAAAACAAGCGCACATTAAGCAGGCCTGGCCAGGAAAACCCTTAACTTTAGGGATTCGGGCTGAACATCTTTATCCGGCATCAGACGGCCCCGGTCATCTTCTGGGAGTGGTTGCCCTAGTTGAAGCTCTCGGCCATGAAACATCCCTAGTCGTGGAGATTCAGTCTGTTCAAGAGGCCTTGGCCTGGCGCGTCCGAGTTCCAGCCCAACTGTTGGTGAAGGTTGGCGATTCTCTGTGGCTGAGACTGGATGAAGCGGCGATCCACTGGTTTGATCCAAATACTGGCCAGGTGCTATGTTCAGAACTTTAG